The window GAACCCTACATGCTCGCCTGCAATGTTCCCGAGGCGATTGTTCTCACTGACCCTGACCGCGTAAAAGTGGTCGCTTTGCCATTCGCAACTACCAAGCCGACCGCTCTAATGGATGATGGCTTTCAGCAATACGTCTAAACCGCGTATCACATTTTACTAATCGATAGTACGAATCCCTTCTCTAATCACTTTCTTCTCCCCCGTGGCCTCTGCGTGAACCCATAAAAAATATGCGCCGAGCACATTTTATCTTTCTAACTAAGGCCAATGGTGGCAATCACCTTCGCCATCTAAAAAAATTCATCCGTAAACATAATACCAAAGCTGAAATTATTGAGTGTACTCACCGCCCCAAATATCTCAAGAGTTTAATCAATCAGAATCAATCTTTGTTAAGTGTACTCAAAGGCAAAAAGATTGCTGCGATCTCCGCAATTGCCGTACCCCAAAGTTTTGAAGACTTCCTTATTGGTTTTGGTGCCGAAATCGTCTATAAAGAACGCTATGCGGATCACCACATGTATTACCAAGACGAAGTTGATACCTTTGTTAAAAACTCTGAGAGTGCAGGAGCCGAATTGATTGTTACCACAGAAAAAGACGCCGTTCGCTTTCCTGAAATTAAAAATTCCTCCATTGACATCACTTACCTACGAGTGGAAATCGATATCCTCAGTGGCGAAGAAAGCTTCAATGAGTGCATCAGTCGTATTTGCTTTTCTTAATTCCACTCGCATCTTGCTCACATGAATAATCCAAAACTCATCCAAGCACGTGCGCGCAGTTACAGCGAAGCTATTGCTCAAATTTTTTATGAAGTCCGCGAGTCTCGCAATCCTTTAGATCAGGAACTTCGTCGATTTTTCCGCAACAATAAGAAGTACGGTTCTCGCGACCGACGCTTTATCGCCGAATCCCTTTACAGCCTTTTTCGTTGGTTTGG is drawn from Lentisphaera araneosa HTCC2155 and contains these coding sequences:
- a CDS encoding tetraacyldisaccharide 4'-kinase, with translation MREPIKNMRRAHFIFLTKANGGNHLRHLKKFIRKHNTKAEIIECTHRPKYLKSLINQNQSLLSVLKGKKIAAISAIAVPQSFEDFLIGFGAEIVYKERYADHHMYYQDEVDTFVKNSESAGAELIVTTEKDAVRFPEIKNSSIDITYLRVEIDILSGEESFNECISRICFS